The following proteins come from a genomic window of Miscanthus floridulus cultivar M001 chromosome 2, ASM1932011v1, whole genome shotgun sequence:
- the LOC136540075 gene encoding COBRA-like protein 7 codes for MAGSVAPHAVVVLGLLLLAGLAAAQRGTTPAAAAAPAPDPGCNGIELTYNFGDRTKIRPFVSDKNKQPYAFRANVTVRNSGTRPLKSWAALVTFGYDEILVGVDGAVLTGGGDLPYNTTEDAGNATSFSGYPQTDLLTPIATAGDLSQIQASVGIVGTLFAGPGFDPLPTALSLDDPAYACPAATNLTSKVLSTCCVLTPEAEANATVIDANATDPTKNFLPRGTGDLVITYDVLQAYPSSYLALVTLENNAKLGRLDNWRLSWEWRRGEFIYSMKGAHPSEVDTSGCIYGAPGQYYQSLDFSQVLNCDRKPVILDLPLSRYNDTQIGKIDNCCRNGTILPKSMDEAQSKSAFQMQVFKMPPDLNRTKLFPPANFKIAGASSLNPDYTCDQPVPVSPTAFPDPSGLDSTTLAVATWQVVCNITTTKGAKPKCCVTFSAYYNDSVIPCNTCACGCPANRRGSTCSTTAQSMLLPPEALLVPFDNRSQKALAWAELKHYNVPRPMPCGDFCGVSINWHVSTDYNKGWSARVTLFNWEDVDMANWFAAIVMDKAYDGFEKAYSFNATAVGKNTIFMQGSEGLNYLVKQTNMSGIDYLVPGKQQSVLSFTKKLTPGINVVAGDGFPTKVFFNGDECAMPQRIPMSSGFGSSLSSGFALVLFLAASAFLLLQQ; via the coding sequence ATGGCTGGCTCCGTAGCTCCCCACGCTGTGGTCGTCCTCGGTCTCCTACTGCTCGCGGGGCTCGCGGCGGCGCAGAGGGGgacgacgccggcggcggcggcggcccccgCGCCCGACCCCGGCTGCAACGGCATCGAGCTCACGTACAACTTCGGGGACCGCACCAAGATCCGGCCCTTCGTCAGCGACAAGAACAAGCAGCCCTACGCCTTCCGCGCCAACGTCACCGTGCGCAACTCCGGCACCCGCCCGCTCAAGTCGTGGGCGGCGCTCGTCACATTCGGCTACGACGAGATCCTCGTCGGCGTCGACGGCGCCGTGCTCACGGGCGGCGGCGACCTGCCGTACAACACCACGGaggacgccggcaacgccacctcCTTCTCCGGGTACCCACAGACGGACCTCCTCACGCCCATCGCCACCGCCGGGGACCTGTCGCAGATCCAGGCCTCCGTCGGCATCGTCGGCACGCTCTTCGCCGGGCCCGGCTTCGATCCGCTCCCCACCGCGCTGTCGCTGGACGACCCGGCCTACGCGTGCCCGGCGGCGACCAACCTCACCTCTAAGGTGCTGTCCACGTGCTGCGTCCTCACGCCGGAGGCCGAGGCCAACGCCACTGTCATCGACGCCAACGCCACCGACCCGACCAAGAATTTCCTGCCGCGCGGCACCGGCGACCTCGTCATCACCTACGACGTGCTCCAGGCTTACCCCTCCAGCTACCTTGCGCTCGTCACGCTCGAGAACAACGCCAAGCTTGGCCGCCTCGACAACTGGCGGCTGTCGTGGGAGTGGCGGCGCGGCGAGTTCATCTACTCCATGAAGGGCGCTCACCCATCAGAGGTGGACACCTCGGGCTGTATCTATGGGGCGCCTGGGCAGTACTACCAGAGCCTTGATTTCTCGCAGGTGCTCAATTGCGACCGCAAGCCGGTGATCCTTGACCTGCCCCTGTCCCGGTACAATGACACCCAGATTGGGAAGATTGACAACTGCTGCAGGAATGGAACAATCTTGCCCAAGTCCATGGACGAGGCACAGTCGAAATCGGCATTCCAGATGCAAGTTTTCAAGATGCCACCAGACCTGAACCGGACTAAGCTGTTCCCCCCTGCCAATTTCAAGATCGCCGGTGCATCATCGCTGAACCCAGACTATACCTGTGACCAGCCGGTGCCTGTCAGCCCAACTGCATTCCCAGACCCGAGCGGTCTTGACTCGACGACGCTTGCTGTGGCAACATGGCAGGTGGTGTGCAACATTACCACAACAAAGGGGGCCAAGCCCAAGTGTTGTGTGACCTTCTCGGCGTACTACAACGACTCAGTGATCCCCTGCAACACCTGCGCCTGTGGGTGCCCTGCAAACAGGCGAGGTTCAACGTGCAGCACGACTGCACAATCCATGCTCCTGCCACCGGAGGCGCTGCTTGTGCCATTCGACAACCGCTCACAGAAGGCTTTGGCGTGGGCTGAGCTGAAGCATTACAATGTGCCCCGGCCAATGCCTTGCGGTGACTTCTGTGGTGTGAGCATCAATTGGCACGTCTCGACAGACTACAACAAGGGCTGGAGCGCTCGGGTGACATTGTTTAATTGGGAGGATGTCGACATGGCCAATTGGTTTGCTGCCATCGTCATGGACAAGGCGTACGACGGCTTTGAGAAGGCGTACTCATTCAACGCCACTGCAGTGGGCAAGAACACAATCTTTATGCAGGGTTCGGAGGGGCTTAATTACCTGGTGAAGCAGACCAACATGAGTGGGATCGACTACCTTGTGCCCGGTAAGCAACAGTCAGTCCTCTCATTCACCAAGAAGCTGACCCCGGGGATAAATGTTGTTGCTGGAgatggcttcccaacaaaggtctTCTTCAATGGTGACGAATGTGCTATGCCACAGAGAATTCCAATGAGCAGTGGGTTCGGCAGCAGTCTCAGCAGTGGCTTTGCTTTGGTCTTGTTCCTTGCTGCTTCGGCTTTCCTATTGCTTCAGCAATGA
- the LOC136532911 gene encoding putative zinc finger CCCH domain-containing protein 21 has product MEGELAFFSPLRPSRLSFDGFGSPTWASQLGTLRDSSPSSCVSDGRGGGNGRSGFSSPTWGSPLETLFNAPSSCVPDRHVGGNGSRLSSLTWGSTLETLFNSPSTRVSDCRGAGNGSMFSTPKQASPLETLLNSPSSSSCVTDSRGGGNASGFSTTKKASPLEPLLNSPSASVSDSRGCGNSSSPRISKERDSEQVKKAESLLRAITERYENCFLRLRDTTAELADLRLERVRLRAENLHLSLLLEELDAAEQSKQASAVALTPPPKPTQAEAPSTPKSISIRSKGFLSKKQPQGVATPQRLRVRASQAMEDAGEKEKDDGEVEVEVEAFRQGAVKTELCNKWERGACPYDGRCRFAHGMEELRPVIRHPRYKTLPCQLFAATSGCPYGHRCHFRHSTAPTAESC; this is encoded by the exons ATGGAGGGGGAGCTGGCGTTCTTCTCGCCACTGAGGCCGTCCCGCCTCTCCTTCGACGGCTTCGGCTCGCCGACATGGGCATCGCAGCTGGGGACGCTGCGCGACTCGTCGCCCTCATCGTGCGTCTCCGACGGCCGTGGCGGCGGAAACGGCCGCTCGGGCTTCAGCTCGCCGACATGGGGATCGCCGCTGGAGACGCTGTTCAACGCGCCCTCATCGTGCGTCCCCGATAGACATGTCGGTGGCAACGGCTCCAGGCTCAGCTCGCTGACATGGGGGTCAACGCTGGAGACGTTGTTCAACTCGCCCTCAACGCGCGTCTCCGACTGCCGTGGCGCTGGCAATGGCTCCATGTTCAGCACGCCCAAGCAGGCATCGCCTCTGGAGACACTGCTCAACTCGCCCTCATCGTCATCGTGCGTCACCGACAGCCGTGGCGGTGGCAACGCCTCCGGGTTCAGCACGACGAAGAAGGCGTCGCCGCTGGAGCCGCTTCTCAACTCGCCCTCAGCGTCCGTCTCAGACAGTCGCGGTTGCGGAAACAGCTCTTCACCCAGGATCTCGAAGGAGCGGGACAGTGAGCAGGTGAAGAAGGCGGAGTCTCTCCTGCGCGCGATCACCGAGCGCTACGAGAACTGCTTCCTCCGCCTTCGAGACACTACAGCCGAGCTCGCCGACCTCCGCCTCGAGCGCGTCCGCCTCCGCGCCGAGAACCTGCACCTCTCCCTCCTCCTCGAAGAGCTCGATGCCGCTGAGCAGAGTAAGCAGGCGTCAGCGGTGGCTCTGACTCCGCCGCCGAAGCCAACGCAGGCTGAAGCTCCAAGCACCCCGAAGAGCATCTCCATACGTTCGAAGGGCTTCCTCTCGAAGAAGCAGCCGCAGGGCGTGGCCACACCACAGCGCCTCCGTGTTCGCGCGTCTCAGGCGATGGAG GACGCAggggagaaggagaaggatgacggggaggtggaggtggaggtggaggcgttCCGGCAGGGCGCCGTGAAGACGGAGCTCTGCAACAAGTGGGAGCGTGGCGCGTGCCCCTACGACGGGCGTTGCAGGTTCGCGCACGGCATGGAGGAGCTGCGCCCCGTGATCCGCCACCCGCGCTACAAGACCCTCCCGTGCCAGTTGTTCGCCGCCACCTCTGGCTGCCCCTACGGCCACCGCTGCCACTTCCGCCACTCCACGGCGCCCACTGCCGAGTCCTGCTAG
- the LOC136532922 gene encoding exonuclease DPD1, chloroplastic/mitochondrial-like encodes MSLSSICCGNFHLLRNSIGDTCSIRWLKYHSRLIYETFLSSRRHQSRPLSTTVLARSTRKGSKQSFSNSRHLHGKSVESSIEVFKQSELEQLKSLHCYNVEEEFSGVKTEWPATILVFDIETTGFSRRDDRIVEFAVRDLMGGKNSTFQTLINPEQEVRNSYVHGISNSMLCRPDVPRFGELIPILLQYVWSRQMDGKPVMWVAHNGRSFDVPFLIFEFRRCKVEMPGDWLFVDTLPIARQLVDSNGSKLSSVSLKNLRKRYKIPLTGSAHRAMQDVTTLCYVLQKLTFELKLTVPQLLEKSFRASDLPASRPEK; translated from the exons ATGTCCTTGTCTTCCATTTGCTGTGGGAACTTCCATCTACTAAGGAACTCTATAGGAGACACTTGCAGTATCAGGTGGCTTAAATACCATAGCAGATTAATATATGAAACTTTCCTCTCAAGCAGAAGACATCAAAGTAGACCTCTTAGTACAACAGTGCTAgcaagaagcacaagaaaagGAAGTAAGCAGTCATTTAGCAATAGCCGTCATTTGCACGGTAAATCGGTTGAATCATCAATTGAAGTGTTCAAGCAGTCAGAACTTGAGCAGCTTAAATCACTTCATTGCTACAATGTTGAGGAAGAGTTTTCTGGGGTCAAGACCGAATGGCCTGCAACTATCCTTGTTTTTGATATTGAAACTACAGGCTTCTCACGTCGTGATGACAGAATTGTTGAGTTTGCTGTTCGTGATCTTATGGGGGGAAAGAATAGCACTTTCCAGACACTCATAAATCCCGAGCAAGAGGTGAGAAATTCATATGTTCATGGTATTAGCAACAGCATGCTCTGCAGACCTGATGTTCCAAG ATTTGGAGAGCTTATTCCCATTCTGCTACAATATGTGTGGAGTCGTCAAATGGACGGCAAACCAGTTATGTGGGTTGCTCATAATGGGCGTTCCTTTGACGTACCCTTTCTCATCTTTGAGTTCCGACGGTGTAAAGTAGAGATGCCTGGTGATTGGCTCTTTGTAGATACTCTTCCTATCGCAAGACAATTGGTCGATTCTAATG GGTCAAAACTCAGTTCTGTGTCATTGAAGAACCTGAGAAAACGCTACAAAATTCCACTCACAGGGAGCGCGCATCGTGCCATGCAGGATGTGACAACCCTCTGTTACGTGCTTCAGAAATTGACCTTTGAGCTGAAACTAACTGTTCCTCAGCTGCTCGAGAAGTCTTTCCGAGCATCAGATCTTCCAGCGTCTCGTCCTGAAAAGTAA
- the LOC136532899 gene encoding pentatricopeptide repeat-containing protein At5g50990-like, whose protein sequence is MSYTNCLKKHPCRIFFRYGNSILRASLEKGSPQKSLMDYSTLLHFTAFCPDYRTYTLLLRACAKCSDLYAAMEIHCHLTKVGLLSNQHITPPLFKLYIAHDHMLEARELFWSMLEWSTDPFHGNLMLMGFLKSRQLDKAYQIFKRIPVKDLVSWNSMIAGAVRSSHLKEAINLFTRLVSSGLVPDCFSFSSVLLACARAGARRYGVWVHHLMTELGVEMNHILTSALVDMYAKCGRIDVATEIFNKVKRNHIFVWNAMISGLASHGLGSDVMILFDKMKSEELVPNGVTFVALLTACSHCGMVEEARQYFRSMTTEYSITPEVEHYGALVDTLSRAGLLDEAYKLVMSMNVKPDVIWRALLSACRRYCQTKLGEVTIEHMACHGSGDYTLLSNIYSSANRWNDSEEVWKQRKQKKIRKSKGLSWVELGGSTHEFKAGDRSHPDTEEGEDIYLVLHGLCKRAKVEGYAPLTELVTKDVSEEEREENLTFHSEKLAVAYSVLKTGPGTEIMVSKNLQICSDCHEWMKIISKVPCRVIIMRDRIRFHRFESGCCSCKDYW, encoded by the coding sequence ATGTCTTACACGAACTGTTTGAAGAAACATCCCTGCAGAATCTTCTTTCGATATGGCAACTCCATCCTCAGAGCTTCTTTAGAGAAAGGCTCCCCACAAAAGTCACTTATGGACTATAGCACTTTGCTCCATTTCACTGCTTTCTGCCCTGATTACAGAACTTATACTCTCCTTCTCAGAGCTTGTGCAAAATGCTCAGACCTCTATGCTGCCATGGAAATCCATTGTCATCTCACTAAAGTTGGGTTGCTATCTAATCAGCATATAACACCTCCTCTGTTCAAGTTATATATTGCCCATGATCACATGTTGGAAGCACGTGAACTATTTTGGTCAATGCTGGAGTGGAGCACCGATCCCTTCCATGGCAATCTGATGCTTATGGGATTCTTGAAGAGCAGACAGCTAGATAAGGCGTATCAGATTTTCAAGAGGATTCCTGTCAAGGACTTGGTCTCTTGGAATTCAATGATTGCCGGTGCAGTAAGGAGCTCGCACCTGAAAGAAGCAATAAATCTTTTTACCAGGTTGGTCAGTTCAGGCCTTGTGCCTGATTGCTTCTCATTCTCCTCAGTTCTGTTAGCATGTGCTCGAGCTGGTGCTCGCCGGTATGGAGTGTGGGTGCATCACCTGATGACTGAACTGGGGGTGGAAATGAATCATATCTTAACTTCAGCACTTGTTGACATGTATGCCAAATGTGGAAGAATTGATGTGGCAACTGAGATATTCAATAAAGTCAAGAGAAACCATATTTTTGTCTGGAATGCAATGATTAGTGGCTTGGCATCGCATGGTCTTGGATCCGATGTAATGATTTTGTTCGACAAGATGAAAAGTGAAGAGCTGGTTCCTAACGGGGTTACATTTGTTGCACTCTTGACAGCCTGCAGCCACTGTGGCATGGTTGAAGAGGCTCGCCAATACTTCAGATCAATGACTACAGAGTATTCTATCACGCCAGAGGTTGAGCACTACGGTGCATTGGTGGATACGTTGTCGCGAGCTGGGTTGCTGGATGAGGCATACAAGTTGGTAATGTCGATGAATGTAAAGCCTGATGTGATATGGAGGGCATTACTTAGTGCCTGTCGCAGATATTGCCAAACAAAATTAGGTGAGGTCACTATTGAGCATATGGCATGCCATGGCAGTGGGGATTATACCCTTCTTTCAAACATCTATTCATCAGCAAATAGATGGAATGATTCAGAGGAAGTATGGAAACAGAGGAAACAAAAGAAAATTAGGAAGAGCAAAGGCTTGAGTTGGGTTGAGTTAGGGGGAAGCACCCATGAATTTAAAGCTGGTGATAGATCTCATCCAGACACCGAGGAAGGCGAGGATATATACCTAGTGCTGCATGGATTATGTAAAAGAGCTAAGGTTGAAGGTTATGCTCCATTGACTGAACTAGTAACAAAAGATGTCTCGGAGGAGGAAAGAGAAGAAAACCTTACCTTCCATAGTGAGAAGCTAGCAGTGGCTTATAGTGTCCTGAAGACTGGTCCAGGGACAGAAATAATGGTTTCAAAGAATTTGCAGATTTGCAGCGACTGTCATGAATGGATGAAGATAATCTCAAAGGTACCTTGTCGTGTTATTATTATGAGGGATAGAATTCGATTTCACCGGTTTGAAAGCGGATGCTGCTCCTGCAAGGATTACTGGTAG